The DNA segment TTACGCCCTGGGCGGCAGCCTGCCCGAGTGCCAGCGTCAGTGAAGCGATTCCAATCACGGACATCCATTTCTTCATCTCTCTCCTCCTTCAGGTGAGAACTGCAACACAGCGATTTCAGCGGCAGCGAAACCCTGTGGCATGTCTGGTTTGGTCCTTGGTTCACGCACATAGTAACACCCTGCTTTCGATCCGTCAATTGTGAAATCACTGTCCCACAAGGAAAAGAAATCGTTTTCAATGCGTGCTGTATGACATTTTTTGAATCAGATCAAAGATGTCCTGAGGGCCTCAGAAAATCTTGAGGGATTGCTTACATTCCCAATAAGAAAACAGAAGTGACGCCTGAAACGCCACTTCTGTTTTCAAACCTGCAAGTTTTATTCAGGATGTTTGGCACTGAGTTCCAGGAAAGCCTTGAGCATGGCCCGGTACTGGGCCAGAAACTGGGCTTTCTCGGACTTGACCTGCTCCAGACCCGTTTGCATTTCCTGCACTTTGGCATGGGCCTCGGAGAACATGCGGTCCCGGTCCAGGTTCGCTTCCCTGAGCAGTTCATCGGCACGCTTGCGGGCCTGGTCCAGAATGGCCTGGGCATCACGCTCGGCCTGTTCACGGATGGCCTCTGCTTCACGCTTGATGATCTCAGCCTCACGCTGGGCATTTTCCTTCATCTGGTGGGCGATCTGACCGGCAGAGATCACAGCACGCTTCAGGTCATCCTCGCCTGAACGCAACTCTCCAAGCTGGATCTCGAGATGCTGGATGCGGGTTTGCAGGTCGTTGGCGTTCACCAGCATCTGTTCAAACTCGCTGGAGAGGTTCTCCAGAAACTGCTTCACTTCCCGGCGGTTGTAGCCACTGACGGCACCCGAGAACTCCTGACTGCGAATGTCGAACGGTGTGATGTTCATAGAAAAATGGCACTCCCTATCCGGATGAGCGTGGCCCCAGTTTCGATGGCCAGCGGGTAATCGTCACTCATGCCCATGCTCAGCTCTCTGAGGTCCAGTTTAGCGTTTAAAGCTGCAACCCCATGAAACACCTGTCTGGCTGCCTCAGGCTGGTGGTAGGGTGCCATCACCATCAGGCCCTCCACCTCCAGACCAAGCTCGCGGGTGGTTTTCAGCAGTGCTGGAACCTCCTCAGCCGGACACCCGTGCTTCTGCACCTCACCATTATGCACCTGAATGAGGAGTTTGGGAGCCCTCCCCCACTTCTCGGCATAGCGGGCCAGGTCTGTGGCCTGTTCAGCATGCTCCAGCGTATGAATCAGGTGCACCTGCGAGAGATATTTGATCTTGTTGCTCTGGAGGGGGCCAATGAAATGCCACTCCAGCCTGGGATCGGTGAGCTCTTTCAGTTTGTCCCTGAGTTCCTGGCCCCGGTTTTCTGCCAGCCGGAAATGCCCAAACTGCAGCACTTTCTCCTGAATGGCCGAAATGGGCTGACCTTTGCTGACAGCAATCAGGTGCACTGTTGCAGGGTCCCTTCCAGATTCCACAGCACAGCGTTCAATGTCTTTCAGGAGAAGCGGCAACTGCACTTCATCCCTCCGTTCTCTGTCCAGAACAACATGCTGAATGGACCGGCATCCATGCACGTTCCCGCATCCTGATATCGTGTGAGCAGGTAGGATCGGTTCATAGGGGTAGTCTACACCACCCCTCAACTCTTCTCATGGGAGGGTCTCAGGGGGATTTCTTACTTTCCACAGCGAAAGCTGATGATTTTCATGTGAAAAGCCTTATTCTTCAATGGGAAGGCTGTTGTGTCTGTGATGTTCATCTGAGAAAGACCTCCTCTGAAAACACAGGAGATGAAGGCTTTCATGAAGTGCAGCTCTCACCTTTTGACCCACCACTTCACGCTTCTCA comes from the Deinococcus cellulosilyticus NBRC 106333 = KACC 11606 genome and includes:
- a CDS encoding DivIVA domain-containing protein, whose amino-acid sequence is MNITPFDIRSQEFSGAVSGYNRREVKQFLENLSSEFEQMLVNANDLQTRIQHLEIQLGELRSGEDDLKRAVISAGQIAHQMKENAQREAEIIKREAEAIREQAERDAQAILDQARKRADELLREANLDRDRMFSEAHAKVQEMQTGLEQVKSEKAQFLAQYRAMLKAFLELSAKHPE
- a CDS encoding YggS family pyridoxal phosphate-dependent enzyme; this translates as MQLPLLLKDIERCAVESGRDPATVHLIAVSKGQPISAIQEKVLQFGHFRLAENRGQELRDKLKELTDPRLEWHFIGPLQSNKIKYLSQVHLIHTLEHAEQATDLARYAEKWGRAPKLLIQVHNGEVQKHGCPAEEVPALLKTTRELGLEVEGLMVMAPYHQPEAARQVFHGVAALNAKLDLRELSMGMSDDYPLAIETGATLIRIGSAIFL